A region of Chloracidobacterium sp. DNA encodes the following proteins:
- a CDS encoding 1-acyl-sn-glycerol-3-phosphate acyltransferase — protein sequence MSNKLAPSDPAANSLEAVKPMVPEVAEIGALDTVESIGFRLAHRMNLGVWKRVLTFCQRHIGSLWIYLATYNLMNVFGLENIENSDVNKPLLLVANHRSFFDMYTVSSVIFRRTRRPVKLFFPVRGKFFYDSPVGWLVNFVMGWFSMYPPFFREAGDAKKREFDKYSMRRLIQLCTTGRGHIIGFHPEGQRKLDGDPYSLLPAQPGVGKIIYAAHPQVIPVFIAGLGNDLPKQVLGNWRGGEKVRIWFGEPVDLSEFYEKGDRIRTHKEIADHLMAKIGELGSKDKLELGRRLID from the coding sequence ATGTCAAACAAACTCGCTCCGTCCGATCCAGCAGCAAATTCTTTGGAAGCCGTTAAACCGATGGTTCCCGAAGTAGCCGAGATCGGTGCGCTCGACACGGTGGAAAGCATTGGGTTTCGCCTTGCGCACCGAATGAATTTGGGCGTTTGGAAGCGTGTGTTGACGTTTTGTCAGCGGCATATCGGTTCGCTCTGGATCTATCTGGCGACGTATAACCTGATGAACGTCTTCGGCCTAGAGAATATTGAAAACAGCGATGTAAATAAGCCGCTTTTGCTTGTTGCGAACCATCGCTCTTTTTTTGATATGTACACGGTGTCGAGCGTCATCTTTCGCCGCACGAGACGTCCCGTCAAATTATTCTTTCCGGTGCGAGGCAAATTCTTCTACGATAGCCCCGTCGGATGGCTGGTTAATTTTGTAATGGGCTGGTTTTCGATGTACCCGCCTTTTTTTCGAGAGGCAGGGGACGCGAAAAAGAGGGAATTTGACAAATATTCGATGCGGCGGCTCATACAGCTTTGCACAACGGGCCGCGGGCACATCATCGGCTTTCATCCCGAAGGCCAGCGCAAACTCGACGGCGACCCATATAGCTTGCTGCCCGCTCAACCTGGCGTCGGAAAGATCATTTACGCGGCTCATCCGCAGGTAATACCGGTATTTATTGCCGGTTTGGGCAACGATCTTCCAAAACAGGTGCTTGGAAACTGGCGCGGCGGCGAGAAAGTACGCATTTGGTTCGGCGAACCGGTCGATCTCTCCGAGTTTTACGAAAAAGGCGACCGCATCCGCACCCACAAAGAGATCGCCGACCATCTAATGGCCAAAATTGGCGAACTCGGCAGTAAGGATAAGCTGGAATTAGGTAGGCGGTTAATTGATTAA